A genomic stretch from Lathyrus oleraceus cultivar Zhongwan6 chromosome 2, CAAS_Psat_ZW6_1.0, whole genome shotgun sequence includes:
- the LOC127119757 gene encoding uncharacterized membrane protein At4g09580: MAKDGDTIEMINVNRPSSKPSSLKFPLSFFEATVASTVALSFIVGLLGVYLTLPDSDYSFLKRPRSLHDLQLLRDNLETYTSDYTAQVLVGYCVVYIFMQTFMIPGTVFMSLLAGALFGVVKGVALVVFTATAGASSCFFLSKIIGRPILFCLWPDKLKFFQTQVAKRRKSLLNYMLFLRLTPTLPNTFINFASPIVDVPYHIFFLGTVIGLIPAAYVTVRAGLALGELQSIGDLYDFNSIATLFLIGIVSVTPTLMGKSDS; the protein is encoded by the exons atggCAAAAGACGGAGACACCATTGAGATGATAAACGTAAACAGACCTTCTTCTAAACCTTCGTCGTTGAAGTTTCCGTTGAGCTTTTTCGAAGCTACAGTGGCTTCAACGGTGGCGTTGAGCTTTATCGTCGGTCTTCTCGGTGTTTACCTCACCCTGCCCGATTCCGATTACAGCTTCCTTAAACGCCCTCGTAGCCTCCATGATCTTCAACTTTTACG AGATAACCTTGAGACCTATACAAGTGATTACACTGCACAAGTCTTGGTGGGATACTGCGTGGTTTATATATTCATGCAGACTTTCATGATTCCGGGGACTGTGTTCATGTCATTGCTTGCCGGAGCACTTTTTGGCGTCGTTAAAGGTGTGGCTCTGGTTGTATTCACTGCCACGGCGGGAGCTTCTTCGTGTTTTTTCCTGTCAAAAATTATTGGTCGACCCATTCTCTTTTGTCTATGGCCAGACAAGTTGAAGTTCTTTCAAACCCAG GTGGCTAAAAGAAGAAAGAGTTTGTTGAACTACATGCTTTTTCTTAGACTGACTCCGACACTTCCTAACACGTTTATTAATTTCGCGTCACCGATTGTGGATGTTCCTTATCATATTTTCTTCCTTGGAACTGTCATTGGACTCATACCTGCTGCTTATGTCACTGTCAGG GCTGGGTTAGCTCTTGGGGAACTGCAATCAATTGGAGATCTGTATGATTTCAACTCAATTGCGACATTGTTCCTCATAGGCATAGTTTCAGTCACACCGACACTAATGGGCAAGAGTGATTCATAA